One window of the Pseudomonas sp. S04 genome contains the following:
- a CDS encoding DUF2857 domain-containing protein yields the protein MSLSFNVLNQAMLTQVLHELRLGNLQRCKALGLGEDDIYLLQSLPPTTLSRLAHATVPWVEVKIDSPVLHRLIEQAERDEQNERLINRALKLGASSTIMYRCFGLAHSETALRRRLLKIETRKGRPQHLSEAQEHALWQRWCQLRAQDGTEDQLDAMMMLAEEQQISLTIVWQQIDHYSNEI from the coding sequence ATGAGCTTATCCTTCAATGTGCTCAACCAGGCCATGCTGACCCAGGTCCTTCACGAGTTGCGCCTGGGTAACCTGCAACGCTGCAAAGCACTCGGCTTGGGTGAGGACGACATCTACCTGTTGCAATCCTTACCGCCCACCACGCTGTCGCGCCTGGCCCATGCCACCGTACCTTGGGTTGAGGTCAAGATTGACTCGCCGGTGCTACATCGGTTGATCGAGCAAGCCGAACGCGACGAGCAGAACGAACGGCTGATCAATCGAGCGCTCAAGCTGGGCGCCAGCAGCACCATCATGTATCGCTGCTTCGGCTTGGCGCATTCGGAAACCGCCCTGCGTCGACGCCTGCTCAAGATAGAAACCCGTAAGGGCCGTCCTCAGCATTTGAGCGAAGCCCAGGAACATGCGCTCTGGCAGCGATGGTGCCAGCTACGCGCGCAGGACGGTACCGAGGATCAGCTCGACGCCATGATGATGCTGGCCGAAGAACAACAGATCAGCTTGACCATCGTGTGGCAGCAGATCGACCATTACAGCAACGAAATATGA
- a CDS encoding ParB family protein produces MKKLSQEEVTDKLHQDHFPRASELERLSDPLADTPMLVTLEQLRPYEHNPRFIRNPLYDDIKASIRERGLDQPPPITRRPGETYFIIRNGGNTRLAILGELWQETRDERFFRIHCLFRPWSNEITALLGHLAESDLHGQLTFIERALAVAKLKAMLEREGAVLSQRELARRLAAGGYPISQSHISRMLDTLEHVLPAIPQTLYAGLGKPQIERLIGLRSQAERTWNHYPTVTVAFAEFWLDTLGDFDTDPESFDLEQLQDELLERMSRLLGQSYRMLALELSDTQRVISTPGIVITTPSENTPLPSVNEAAAEPLSSDPHPKSTETKSLTETAREERLTPHETNVVSEVSPPSRVQQIREQIEREISIDTAPTVEACAIDDIWIIAPTLDSPEELRLAIAGLAREMATYAGHPESIIDQTHGLGFALNIEPLDLAAPRATGVHLLLLALLRAQDDVNWEDRKQLPSALFGQLLLGVYQLPLTDRPAVDVGLERLPDGLLIKLYRLIRLARRLIDLTLPHEVNSQKELP; encoded by the coding sequence ATGAAAAAGCTCAGTCAGGAGGAAGTCACCGACAAGCTGCATCAGGACCATTTTCCTCGAGCTTCAGAACTGGAGCGGCTGTCCGACCCACTTGCTGACACGCCTATGTTGGTGACGCTGGAGCAGTTGCGGCCGTACGAACACAACCCGCGCTTCATCCGTAATCCTCTATACGACGATATCAAAGCTTCGATCCGTGAACGCGGGCTGGATCAACCGCCACCGATTACCCGCCGCCCCGGAGAAACCTATTTCATCATCCGCAACGGCGGTAATACGCGATTGGCGATTCTCGGCGAGCTGTGGCAGGAAACCCGCGACGAGCGCTTCTTTCGCATTCATTGCCTGTTCCGGCCTTGGAGCAATGAAATCACCGCCCTACTCGGCCATCTGGCTGAAAGCGATCTACATGGCCAACTCACGTTCATCGAACGGGCTCTGGCGGTAGCCAAACTCAAAGCCATGCTCGAACGAGAGGGAGCTGTGCTATCACAACGTGAGCTGGCACGACGTCTTGCCGCTGGAGGCTATCCGATTTCGCAATCACACATCAGCCGTATGTTGGACACCCTTGAACACGTACTGCCCGCCATTCCACAAACCCTGTATGCCGGATTGGGTAAACCACAGATCGAACGACTAATCGGTCTGCGTAGCCAGGCCGAACGAACCTGGAACCATTATCCAACCGTCACTGTTGCGTTCGCCGAGTTTTGGCTCGATACCCTGGGCGACTTTGACACCGACCCCGAGTCATTCGATCTTGAGCAGCTCCAGGATGAACTGCTTGAACGCATGAGCCGTTTACTCGGACAGTCCTACCGTATGTTGGCCCTGGAGCTGAGCGATACCCAACGAGTCATCTCGACGCCTGGCATTGTCATCACCACGCCCTCAGAGAACACCCCTCTGCCGAGCGTTAATGAAGCCGCGGCAGAACCTCTCTCCTCCGATCCTCATCCCAAATCAACTGAGACCAAGTCCCTGACCGAAACAGCGCGAGAGGAACGGCTAACACCGCACGAAACGAATGTCGTTTCAGAGGTCAGCCCTCCGTCACGTGTTCAACAGATTCGTGAACAGATCGAGCGCGAGATCTCAATCGATACAGCACCGACCGTCGAGGCATGCGCGATCGACGACATCTGGATCATCGCACCCACACTGGATAGCCCCGAAGAACTGCGTTTAGCCATTGCCGGACTGGCGCGGGAAATGGCGACCTATGCCGGACATCCCGAGAGCATCATCGATCAGACGCATGGCTTGGGTTTTGCCCTCAACATCGAGCCACTTGATCTTGCAGCGCCTCGCGCGACCGGCGTTCACCTACTGCTCCTGGCCCTGCTACGCGCTCAAGACGACGTTAACTGGGAGGACCGCAAGCAACTGCCCTCAGCCCTGTTCGGCCAGTTGTTGTTGGGGGTCTACCAACTCCCGCTGACAGATCGTCCCGCCGTGGATGTGGGACTGGAGCGACTGCCCGACGGCTTGCTCATCAAACTGTATCGCCTGATCCGCCTAGCCCGTCGCCTGATCGACTTAACGCTTCCCCATGAAGTCAACTCACAGAAGGAATTGCCATGA
- a CDS encoding ParA family protein, with the protein MHVLSVVSTKGGVGKTTVSANLGGLLADAGLRVLLLDLDSQPTLSSYYALSQKAIAGAHELIALKLTTPAQIISRTVIAGLDLIISNDAQGQLSTLLLHAPDGRLRLRNLLDDFRPRYDLLLIDTQGARSVLVEMAILACDIALSPITPEMLAARELRRGTLRLFSDLESFRHLGITPPPLRLLLNQVNSIRVDTRMIIRDLRETFAGATNISVLETIVPDRVAYLNAASLGLPVHRIETRRSRERRSPPALETMQALAIELSPEWREAISTVNRCADVQ; encoded by the coding sequence ATGCATGTGCTATCGGTGGTTTCAACGAAAGGTGGCGTAGGCAAAACCACAGTATCCGCCAATCTCGGCGGTCTGCTGGCGGATGCTGGTCTACGTGTTCTACTGCTCGATCTGGATAGCCAACCCACCCTCTCCAGCTATTACGCCTTGAGCCAGAAAGCTATTGCTGGCGCTCACGAGCTCATTGCACTCAAGTTAACAACGCCTGCACAGATTATTTCCAGGACCGTGATTGCAGGGCTCGACCTCATCATCTCCAACGACGCTCAGGGCCAGTTGAGTACATTACTGCTGCACGCCCCTGACGGGAGATTACGGCTGCGCAATTTGCTCGACGATTTTCGCCCCCGTTATGACCTGCTTTTGATCGACACCCAAGGCGCACGTAGCGTGCTAGTAGAGATGGCCATCCTCGCCTGCGATATCGCCCTCTCCCCCATCACACCGGAAATGCTAGCCGCCCGCGAACTACGCCGCGGCACTTTGAGGCTGTTCAGTGATCTCGAATCATTTCGTCACCTGGGTATTACGCCGCCACCGTTGCGACTGCTGCTGAACCAGGTAAATAGCATCCGAGTAGACACGCGAATGATCATCCGAGACCTGCGCGAGACCTTCGCTGGGGCTACCAACATCTCGGTTCTAGAAACCATAGTTCCAGACCGAGTGGCGTATCTCAATGCCGCCTCCCTCGGCCTACCAGTCCACCGAATCGAGACGCGCCGGTCACGCGAACGACGCTCGCCACCAGCATTGGAAACTATGCAAGCGCTGGCCATTGAGTTGTCTCCGGAATGGCGCGAGGCGATATCTACGGTGAACAGATGCGCGGATGTTCAATGA
- a CDS encoding AlpA family transcriptional regulator, producing the protein MFNQLSPIADLLQPPLERHIMRREEVERKTGFKRAHIYNLMKEGKFPQAKRIGLRAVGWDSLEIEQWVVERLGQQV; encoded by the coding sequence ATGTTCAATCAGCTTTCACCTATTGCAGACTTGCTCCAACCGCCGCTCGAACGTCACATCATGCGGCGTGAGGAGGTGGAGCGTAAAACCGGCTTCAAGCGTGCACACATCTATAACCTGATGAAGGAAGGTAAATTCCCTCAAGCCAAACGCATAGGGTTGCGTGCGGTTGGCTGGGACTCGCTAGAAATCGAGCAGTGGGTCGTTGAGCGCTTAGGCCAACAGGTCTGA
- the mexE gene encoding multidrug efflux RND transporter periplasmic adaptor subunit MexE, producing MDQSLKLLRYPLAALAVLVMSACGKAPETAASMQAAKVSVAKVLEQPVNEWDEFTGRLEAPETVEIRPRVSGQIDQVAFTEGALVKKGDLLFQIDPRPFQAEVRRLEALVAQGRANATRSENEAQRGERLRTSNAISAELADSRTSASQEARAAVGAVQAQLDLAKLNLSFTRVTSPISGRVSRAEITAGNLVTADTTALTSVVSTDKVYAYFDADERVFLKYTQLARQGQRGATTPVYLGLSNEDGNPHLGQMNFVDNQVNPKTGTIRGRAVFDNSDGTYTPGLYARLKLVGSGTYSAVLINDEAVGTDLGKKFVLVMDADNNSVYRSVELGPKIEGLRIVRSGLNKGDTIIVKGLQRVRPGSPVTPEVIPMASKEALAALALQRQALEANNLPQVKSAKSAPGTAAILTNTATPRG from the coding sequence ATGGACCAGTCACTCAAACTCTTGCGGTATCCACTCGCGGCCCTTGCCGTGCTGGTGATGAGCGCTTGCGGTAAAGCCCCGGAAACCGCCGCCAGCATGCAGGCCGCCAAAGTCAGCGTGGCCAAGGTGCTGGAACAACCGGTGAATGAATGGGACGAATTCACCGGGCGCCTCGAAGCCCCGGAAACCGTTGAAATCCGACCACGGGTTTCCGGTCAGATCGATCAAGTGGCCTTCACCGAAGGCGCCCTGGTGAAAAAGGGCGATTTGTTGTTCCAGATCGACCCACGTCCATTCCAGGCTGAAGTGCGCCGCCTTGAAGCCCTAGTCGCCCAAGGCCGAGCCAACGCCACCCGCAGTGAAAACGAAGCCCAGCGCGGTGAGCGTCTGCGCACCAGCAACGCGATCTCCGCCGAACTGGCTGACTCGCGTACCAGTGCGTCCCAGGAAGCCCGCGCCGCCGTTGGCGCAGTCCAGGCGCAACTGGACCTGGCCAAACTCAACCTGAGCTTCACCCGCGTCACCTCGCCGATCAGTGGCCGCGTCAGCCGTGCGGAAATCACCGCCGGCAACTTGGTCACCGCCGATACCACGGCCCTGACCAGCGTGGTTTCCACCGACAAGGTCTACGCCTACTTCGATGCCGACGAGCGTGTGTTCCTCAAATACACCCAGCTCGCGCGCCAAGGCCAACGCGGTGCTACCACCCCGGTGTACCTCGGCCTGTCCAATGAAGACGGCAACCCGCACTTGGGCCAGATGAACTTTGTCGACAACCAGGTCAACCCGAAAACCGGCACCATCCGCGGCCGTGCGGTGTTCGACAACAGCGACGGCACCTACACCCCAGGTCTCTATGCTCGCCTGAAGCTAGTGGGCAGCGGCACCTACTCCGCCGTGCTGATCAACGACGAAGCCGTGGGTACCGATCTGGGCAAGAAGTTCGTGCTGGTGATGGATGCCGACAACAACTCCGTGTACCGCTCCGTCGAACTGGGGCCGAAGATCGAAGGTTTGCGCATCGTGCGCAGCGGCCTTAACAAGGGCGACACCATTATCGTCAAAGGCTTGCAGCGGGTGCGTCCAGGTTCGCCGGTCACCCCTGAAGTCATCCCCATGGCCAGCAAAGAAGCCCTTGCCGCTCTGGCACTACAACGACAAGCACTGGAAGCCAACAACTTGCCTCAGGTCAAATCCGCCAAAAGTGCGCCTGGTACAGCAGCGATACTGACCAACACTGCGACTCCACGCGGCTAA
- a CDS encoding efflux RND transporter permease subunit yields MNFSQIFISRPIFAAVLSLLILIAGAISLFQLPISEYPEVVPPTVVVRANFPGANPKVIGETVAAPLEQAITGVENMLYMSSQSTADGKLTLTITFALGTDLDNAQVQVQNRVTRTQPKLPEEVSRIGITVDKASPNLTMVVHLTSPDKRYDMLYLSNYAILNIKDELARLSGVGDVQLFGMGDYSLRVWLDPNKIASRNLTATDVVTAIREQNRQVAAGALGAQPAPNATAFQLSVNTQGRLVTEEEFENVIIRSGDNGEITRLKDIARVELGSSQYALRSLLNNQPAVGLPIFQRPGSNAIQISNDVREKMAELKKNFPQGMDFAIAYDPTVFVRGSIEAVVHTLFEALILVVLVVILFLQTWRASIIPLVAVPVSLIGTFAVMHMFGFSLNALSLFGLVLAIGIVVDDAIVVVENVERNIELGLEPLPATQKAMSEVTGPIIATALVLCAVFIPAAFISGLTGQFYKQFALTIAISTVISAFNSLTLSPALAAVLLRSHNTPKDRVSKALDKLFGGWLFRPFNRFFEKASHGYVGAVARVIRSSGIALVLYAGLMVLTFFGFSNTPTGFVPGQDKQYLVAFAQLPDAASLDRTEDVIKRMSDIALKQPGVESTAALPGLSINGFTNSTNNGVIFVTLKPFDERKDPSMSAGAIAGALNGKFGEIQEAYMAIFPPPPVQGLGTIGGFRLQIEDRGNLGYDELYKETMNIINKSHGVPELAGLFTSYTVNVPQVDAAIDREKAMTHGVAVSDIFDTLQIYLGSLYANDFNRFGRTYQVNVQAEQQFRLEPDQIGQLKVRNNKGEMIPLATFIKVSDTAGPDRVMHYNGFITAEINGAAAPGYSSGQAEKAIEKLLKEELPNGMTYEWTDLTYQQILSGNTALFVFPLCVLLAFLVLAAQYESWSLPLAVILIVPMTLLSAITGVILSGGDNNIFTQIGLIVLVGLACKNAILIVEFAKDKQEEGLDPLAAVLEACRLRLRPILMTSFAFIMGVVPLVFSSGAGAEMRHAMGVAVFSGMLGVTFFGLLLTPVFYVLIRNYVQRGEARKAARAPKLEAQQ; encoded by the coding sequence ATGAATTTCTCCCAAATCTTCATTTCACGGCCGATTTTCGCCGCGGTGCTTTCGCTGCTGATTTTGATCGCCGGCGCAATTTCGCTGTTCCAACTGCCGATCAGCGAATACCCGGAAGTGGTTCCGCCCACCGTGGTGGTACGCGCCAACTTCCCTGGGGCCAACCCCAAAGTCATTGGTGAAACCGTGGCGGCTCCGCTGGAGCAGGCCATCACCGGCGTTGAGAACATGCTGTACATGTCCTCACAGTCGACCGCCGACGGCAAGCTGACCCTGACCATCACCTTCGCCCTGGGCACCGACCTGGACAACGCTCAGGTGCAGGTACAAAACCGTGTAACACGGACCCAGCCGAAACTGCCTGAGGAAGTGAGTCGCATCGGTATCACTGTGGACAAGGCCTCCCCGAACCTGACCATGGTGGTGCACTTGACCTCGCCGGACAAACGCTACGACATGCTCTACCTGTCCAACTACGCGATTCTCAACATCAAGGATGAGTTGGCCCGCCTTAGCGGTGTGGGTGATGTGCAGTTGTTCGGCATGGGCGACTACTCCCTGCGCGTCTGGTTGGACCCGAACAAGATCGCGTCGCGTAACCTGACCGCTACCGATGTGGTGACCGCCATTCGCGAGCAGAACCGTCAAGTGGCCGCTGGTGCCTTGGGCGCCCAACCAGCCCCGAACGCGACCGCCTTCCAGTTGTCGGTCAATACCCAGGGCCGTCTGGTCACTGAAGAAGAGTTCGAGAATGTCATCATTCGTTCCGGCGATAACGGTGAAATCACTCGGCTGAAGGACATTGCGCGGGTCGAGCTGGGCTCCAGCCAATACGCGTTGCGCTCCTTGCTTAACAACCAGCCGGCGGTGGGATTGCCGATCTTCCAGCGTCCTGGCTCCAATGCGATCCAGATATCAAACGACGTTCGTGAAAAAATGGCTGAGTTGAAGAAAAACTTTCCGCAAGGTATGGATTTCGCCATCGCCTACGATCCAACCGTCTTCGTGCGTGGCTCTATCGAGGCGGTGGTCCACACTCTGTTTGAAGCCTTGATTCTAGTGGTGCTGGTGGTGATCCTTTTTCTGCAAACCTGGCGCGCCTCGATCATTCCGTTGGTGGCCGTGCCGGTGTCGCTGATTGGTACCTTTGCGGTCATGCACATGTTCGGTTTCTCGCTTAACGCGCTGTCATTGTTCGGTTTGGTACTCGCTATCGGTATCGTGGTGGACGACGCCATCGTGGTGGTGGAGAACGTTGAGCGCAACATTGAGCTGGGCCTGGAGCCCCTCCCGGCCACTCAAAAGGCCATGAGCGAAGTCACTGGTCCGATCATTGCCACGGCACTGGTGCTGTGTGCGGTGTTCATTCCAGCGGCCTTTATAAGCGGCTTGACCGGGCAGTTTTACAAACAGTTCGCCCTGACCATTGCGATTTCCACGGTGATTTCGGCGTTCAACTCGCTGACCTTGTCCCCTGCTCTGGCCGCCGTGTTGCTGCGTAGCCATAACACGCCGAAGGATCGTGTCTCAAAAGCGCTCGACAAACTGTTTGGTGGCTGGTTATTCCGTCCGTTCAATCGCTTTTTCGAGAAAGCCAGCCATGGCTACGTCGGCGCCGTGGCGCGTGTAATCCGCAGCAGCGGTATTGCCTTGGTGCTGTACGCGGGGCTGATGGTCCTAACCTTCTTTGGTTTTTCCAACACCCCGACCGGTTTCGTACCTGGCCAGGACAAGCAATACCTCGTGGCCTTCGCTCAACTGCCGGATGCGGCGAGCCTTGATCGCACCGAAGACGTGATCAAGCGCATGTCCGACATTGCCTTGAAACAGCCGGGAGTGGAAAGCACCGCAGCGCTCCCAGGCTTGTCGATCAACGGCTTCACCAACAGCACGAACAACGGTGTGATATTTGTCACCTTGAAGCCGTTCGACGAGCGTAAAGACCCAAGCATGTCCGCCGGCGCGATTGCCGGTGCGTTGAACGGAAAATTCGGCGAAATCCAGGAAGCCTACATGGCGATCTTCCCGCCGCCGCCGGTACAGGGCCTGGGCACCATTGGCGGGTTCCGCCTGCAGATCGAAGACCGGGGCAACCTGGGCTACGACGAGCTGTACAAAGAAACCATGAACATCATCAACAAAAGCCACGGCGTGCCGGAACTGGCTGGGCTGTTCACCAGCTACACGGTGAACGTGCCTCAGGTCGATGCCGCCATCGACCGCGAAAAAGCCATGACCCACGGCGTGGCCGTCAGCGACATCTTCGACACCCTGCAGATCTACCTAGGTTCGCTGTATGCCAACGACTTCAACCGCTTCGGTCGCACCTATCAGGTCAACGTCCAGGCCGAGCAGCAGTTCCGCCTTGAACCGGACCAGATCGGCCAGCTCAAAGTGCGCAACAACAAAGGCGAAATGATCCCGCTGGCGACCTTCATCAAGGTCAGCGACACCGCGGGCCCGGACCGCGTGATGCACTACAACGGCTTTATCACAGCTGAAATCAACGGCGCCGCCGCGCCCGGCTACAGCTCTGGCCAGGCCGAAAAAGCCATCGAGAAACTGCTCAAGGAGGAACTGCCCAACGGCATGACCTACGAGTGGACCGACCTGACCTACCAGCAGATTCTCTCGGGCAATACCGCGCTGTTCGTGTTCCCGCTCTGCGTATTGCTGGCGTTCCTGGTGCTCGCCGCCCAGTACGAAAGCTGGAGCCTGCCACTGGCGGTGATCCTGATCGTGCCGATGACCCTGCTCTCGGCCATTACCGGGGTGATCCTGTCGGGGGGTGACAACAACATCTTCACCCAGATCGGCTTGATCGTACTGGTGGGCCTGGCGTGTAAGAACGCGATTCTGATCGTCGAGTTTGCCAAGGACAAACAAGAGGAAGGCCTCGACCCGCTGGCTGCGGTGCTGGAAGCCTGCCGCCTGCGTCTGCGGCCGATCCTGATGACCTCGTTTGCCTTCATCATGGGTGTGGTGCCCCTGGTGTTCTCCAGCGGTGCCGGTGCTGAAATGCGACACGCCATGGGTGTCGCGGTGTTCTCCGGGATGCTCGGGGTGACCTTCTTCGGCCTGCTGCTGACCCCGGTGTTCTACGTCCTGATCCGCAACTATGTGCAACGCGGTGAGGCTCGCAAAGCCGCTCGCGCCCCGAAGTTGGAGGCGCAACAATGA
- a CDS encoding efflux transporter outer membrane subunit: MSLKVFLPSLLAVALSACAVGPDYKPQNLEAVHITAATDGAVGQKNFDQARFEGIWWQQFEDPILNQLVTQSLQGNRELQVAFARLRAARAIHDDASNDAMPTITSRASSDQAKGQIPGQSTQRVKSERYDLGLDMAWELDLFGRIQRNLEASDADQQAADADLYQLQVSLIAELVDAYGQLRGAQLREKIALANLNNQQESRKITESLRDAGVGDQLDVVRADARLASVEASVPQLQAEQARQRNRIATLLGERPDTLTVDLSPAQLPAIAKALPIGDPGELLQRRPDILSAERKLAAATARIGVAKADLFPRVSLSGFLGFTAGRGSQIGSSAANAWALGPSITWAAFDLGSVRARLRGADAEADGALATYEQQVLLALEESENAFSDYGKRQQRLISLIRQSESSRAAADLADIRYREGRVDFLVLLDAQRERLAAEDSQAQAEVDLYRGIVAIYKALGGGWSPETVASK, translated from the coding sequence ATGAGCCTGAAAGTCTTCCTCCCGAGTCTGTTGGCCGTGGCGCTTAGCGCCTGCGCCGTGGGCCCGGACTACAAGCCCCAGAACCTGGAGGCGGTCCATATCACGGCCGCCACCGATGGCGCCGTCGGGCAAAAGAATTTTGACCAGGCACGCTTTGAAGGCATCTGGTGGCAGCAATTTGAGGACCCGATCCTCAACCAACTGGTGACCCAGTCCTTGCAGGGCAACCGCGAACTGCAGGTCGCCTTTGCCCGGCTGCGGGCGGCCCGGGCAATTCACGATGACGCCAGCAATGACGCCATGCCCACCATCACCAGCCGCGCCAGCAGTGACCAGGCCAAGGGCCAGATCCCAGGGCAAAGCACCCAGCGCGTGAAAAGTGAACGTTACGACCTGGGCCTGGACATGGCCTGGGAGCTGGACCTGTTTGGGCGTATCCAGCGCAACCTAGAAGCCAGCGATGCCGACCAGCAGGCTGCCGATGCCGACCTCTACCAACTGCAAGTCAGCCTGATTGCCGAACTGGTGGACGCCTACGGCCAACTGCGCGGCGCCCAACTGCGGGAAAAAATCGCCCTGGCAAACCTGAACAACCAGCAGGAGTCACGCAAGATCACCGAAAGCCTGCGTGATGCCGGGGTCGGCGATCAACTCGACGTGGTGCGCGCCGATGCGCGCCTGGCCTCGGTTGAAGCCAGTGTGCCGCAACTGCAAGCCGAACAGGCACGTCAGCGCAACCGCATTGCTACCCTGCTCGGCGAACGCCCGGACACACTCACGGTGGACCTGAGCCCGGCGCAATTGCCTGCAATTGCCAAGGCCTTACCGATTGGTGACCCGGGCGAACTGCTGCAACGGCGCCCGGACATTTTGAGCGCCGAACGCAAACTGGCCGCCGCCACTGCGCGCATCGGCGTGGCCAAGGCCGACCTGTTCCCTCGGGTCAGTCTCAGCGGCTTCCTCGGCTTTACCGCCGGGCGCGGTTCGCAGATCGGTTCCTCGGCTGCCAACGCCTGGGCGCTGGGGCCAAGCATCACTTGGGCCGCGTTTGACCTGGGCAGCGTGCGGGCCCGCTTGCGCGGCGCCGATGCTGAGGCGGATGGCGCCCTGGCGACCTACGAACAGCAAGTGCTGCTGGCCCTGGAAGAGTCAGAAAACGCCTTCAGCGACTACGGCAAACGCCAGCAACGGCTGATCTCGTTGATTCGCCAAAGTGAATCAAGCCGCGCCGCCGCCGACCTGGCCGACATTCGCTACCGCGAAGGCAGGGTGGATTTCCTGGTGCTGCTCGACGCCCAGCGCGAACGCCTGGCGGCTGAAGACTCCCAGGCCCAGGCCGAAGTCGATCTGTACCGCGGCATTGTCGCGATCTACAAGGCGCTGGGTGGCGGATGGTCACCGGAAACAGTCGCCAGCAAGTAA
- a CDS encoding c-type cytochrome, which yields MKKILAAALVFAFSTAHAAQDPEAVFNRSCTMCHSGQLPMAPKKGDKVAWKQRLEQGNDVLVKHVTEGFNAMPARGLCMNCTAEDYKAVIDWMSK from the coding sequence GTGAAAAAAATATTGGCTGCGGCCTTGGTATTCGCATTTTCTACTGCCCATGCTGCACAGGATCCTGAGGCGGTCTTCAATCGCTCCTGCACGATGTGTCACAGCGGCCAACTGCCTATGGCGCCGAAAAAAGGCGATAAGGTGGCCTGGAAACAGCGCCTGGAGCAAGGCAATGATGTACTGGTCAAGCATGTGACCGAAGGGTTCAACGCCATGCCGGCGCGTGGCCTGTGCATGAACTGCACTGCTGAGGATTACAAGGCAGTGATCGACTGGATGTCGAAGTAA
- a CDS encoding PepSY-associated TM helix domain-containing protein — translation MSKPGNPAPGALQALIRRLHFYIGFLVGPFLLVAAVSGVLYALTPQIESRLYDHALHTESQGPSLSLAQIVQSAQVVVGPSVAVTAVRPAPAQGDTARVLVAMPELGPSEYRAIFVDPVSGQVRGDMKVYGTSGVLPLRTWIDQFHRGLMLGDIGRIYSELAASWLWVAALGGLLLWFAQHRKKMPATRPAKKGLRQLHATLGLCLLLGLLFFSATGLTWSQWAGDNIGILRAYWGWSTPSVSTTLGQTHATNRPSDEHAGHHMAGVTMLTSTLDLSLFDTVLAKAHAEGIDAARVEIRPSSAPDKAWTVTEIDRRWPTQVDAVAIDAATLAVVDKVVFAQYPLAAKLTRWGIDAHMGVLFGLANQLVLIVFATGLVVLVVMGYLMWWRRRPTRALSGGRAATLLSAWRTLSSGAQVAVVSVALLLGVALPVLGSSLLVLVAWDAWLTVMRSPVALAEDKV, via the coding sequence ATGTCCAAACCGGGAAACCCAGCGCCAGGTGCGCTGCAAGCTTTAATCAGAAGACTGCATTTTTATATTGGTTTTTTAGTCGGTCCGTTTTTGCTGGTGGCAGCGGTCAGCGGCGTGCTGTATGCCCTCACACCGCAAATCGAAAGCCGCCTTTACGACCATGCTCTTCATACCGAGTCCCAAGGGCCGTCCTTGAGCCTCGCGCAAATAGTCCAGTCAGCTCAGGTAGTGGTGGGGCCTTCAGTGGCGGTGACAGCGGTGCGCCCTGCCCCTGCTCAGGGCGATACTGCGCGCGTGTTAGTTGCGATGCCTGAGCTGGGGCCTTCCGAATACCGTGCGATATTCGTTGATCCCGTCAGTGGGCAGGTGCGTGGCGACATGAAGGTGTATGGCACCAGTGGCGTGCTGCCACTGCGGACCTGGATCGATCAGTTCCATCGTGGGCTGATGCTGGGTGATATCGGCCGCATTTATAGCGAACTGGCAGCCTCCTGGTTGTGGGTCGCCGCACTAGGCGGTTTGCTGCTGTGGTTCGCACAACACCGCAAAAAGATGCCTGCAACGAGGCCAGCGAAAAAAGGCCTGCGTCAGCTTCATGCAACGCTTGGACTTTGCCTGCTGCTGGGGCTGCTGTTCTTCTCGGCGACCGGGTTGACCTGGTCCCAGTGGGCGGGCGACAACATCGGCATACTGAGAGCCTACTGGGGTTGGTCCACTCCCAGCGTGTCTACCACGCTGGGGCAGACTCACGCGACGAACAGGCCGTCGGATGAACATGCAGGACACCACATGGCCGGCGTGACGATGCTCACATCGACCCTGGACCTCTCTCTGTTTGATACGGTGCTGGCCAAGGCGCACGCTGAGGGGATTGATGCCGCCCGAGTCGAAATACGCCCGTCCTCGGCACCGGACAAAGCCTGGACCGTCACCGAGATTGACCGCCGTTGGCCAACCCAGGTCGACGCCGTGGCGATTGACGCAGCCACCCTGGCCGTCGTCGACAAGGTTGTGTTTGCCCAGTACCCACTGGCAGCCAAGCTGACCCGCTGGGGCATCGATGCCCACATGGGCGTGTTGTTCGGGCTGGCGAATCAGTTGGTGTTGATTGTGTTCGCCACTGGGCTGGTGGTGCTGGTCGTCATGGGTTACCTGATGTGGTGGCGCCGTCGGCCTACACGAGCACTGAGCGGGGGGAGGGCTGCCACGCTGCTCAGCGCTTGGCGTACGTTGAGCAGCGGCGCGCAAGTCGCGGTAGTCAGCGTCGCGCTGTTGCTGGGTGTCGCACTGCCTGTATTGGGTTCCAGCCTGTTGGTGCTGGTCGCTTGGGATGCATGGCTGACCGTCATGCGCAGCCCGGTCGCGCTTGCTGAAGACAAGGTCTGA